Sequence from the Tachyglossus aculeatus isolate mTacAcu1 chromosome 17, mTacAcu1.pri, whole genome shotgun sequence genome:
AAGCCTTGCCCTTCGCTCGAACGAACAGCTTACAGACtgttctcccctactagactggaagctcattgagggcagggaccgtgcctccCAACTGCAGagttttcccaagcgctcattacCTGGGTCTGCCCTGAGGGggttaggggaggaggggggactcATCAATCTCCAACGAGCCATAGGACAGAGACTTGTCCTGCCAGAGCCCCTGCCTCTAGAACAAACGGGGAGTCACACTCGATCTATCAACCTCCAACTGAGTGAGGCCTTCCGGCAGGGAGGTTGGGAAGGACAGGAAAGATCAGGGAGATCGGGGCACAAAGGAGGAGAAGACTCCACTTGCCCAGAagggtcaataataatgataacagctgATAAATTATTATAAGTGTAGCATTTGTTCAGcccctactacatgccaagcatcattctaaaTTTTGGGGTAGCTGTGAGATCATCAGTTCCGATACTGTCCCACAGTTCCACCATGGGCTTAGAGtttaagaggagagagacaacggatattgaaaccccattttacaggtgaggaaacaggatcagagagaagtgaattgtctAAGCTCTCACAGTAGGCTAGTATCAGACGTACAAGCAAGCCTCATTCCCTAACCAAAACTcgcactccctctctcttcacctccacctcccccagcacCACCGGAAAgcagagtatcatcatcaatcgtatttactgagcgcttactgtgtgcagagcactgtactaagcgcttgggaagtacaagtttgcaacataagtATACTTGCAACATAAGTATGCCTGGAACAAGAGAACTCACCCATCTCCTTCTCAATTTCGCACGTCGCGATGGGCCGCAGAGCCTCATTCACCTCAGGCTCTTCAAAGCCCGACCCCAGCTTGGCCCCGTACCTTGGAGAGGCAGCTGCTTTCCTCTCCTTGTGAGATCCCATGTGAGTTCGGACCTCACTCCTTCTACTGGGAAAAATCTCGATATACCTGAATTTCCAGGACAAATCACAGGaaaaggtcggggggggggggggatggtggggcggcggggggaacATAATCAGCGACTCCCAAGACACCAGAAATGGGGTCTGCCTTTCGGACACCAAAACCCTACTTGCGTTTTTCAGTTCAACTACGTGGGGCCGGTAGAAGGGTGGCTAGAAAAGGCTGGGGTGagaacaatcatcatcaatcgtatttattgagcacttgtgtgcagagcactgtactaagcgcttgggaagtacaaattggcaacatacagagacagtccctacccaacagtgggctcacagtctgaaaggggaggcaagaccaaacatactaacaaaataaaataatttgaatagatatgtacaagtaaaataaataaataaatgtaataaatatgtacaaacatatatacatatacacaggtgctgtggggaaggaaggggctcagaacaACGATTCAATTCCGCTGGGGCAGACGCAAGAAtagcagataagacacagtcactgacccactctgagagggagagcagagatcagTGCTTcaaacgtggtaagtgctcagtggatTTTGATTGATTCCTCACCCAGGGGAAAGGGGTTGAAGGCCAAGCAGCGGGCTCCGTTTTTCCCAGTACTCCCATTCTAGATAATCCCCAGGGGGAATATGTCACGGAATCCCAGGGgccaaaggggaagagggaaacagaAGTGTCCGCTAGGACTCTTCAGAGGGAGGAcctcctatccccttcccctccccttcaagtGCTCACCGACTGCCAATTTCTTCCTTATGTTTCAACAACGCTTGATCGGCCATTTCTGGTTCCTCAAACTGCACGTAGGCCTCCCCCGTTTTCCTCCTTCCTCGGTGGTCCATGACAAACGTGATGTCGGTGATATTCAGACCTGAGACACACAGAGGGCCCCGGGGTCAAGCCTGAAGAGACACCACCCGATCCCTCCATCGtccagctgttgccaacttgtacttcccaagcgcttagtacagtgctctgcacacagtaagcgctcaataaatacgattgatgatgtctctCGCACGGGCCCATCCTGGCTGATTTTTGGCTAGCGGCCCCGTTTCCCCCCGAGCCAAAAACCCTCCTCTGTGGGCTAGGTTAGGCTAGGTTTCTGCTCCTGCCCATGCAGAATGCGATGGAAAGTGGCCGGAGACTTGTCCGAGTTTCCGTAATTCCACAATTTGAGCCGCCCCGGCCTGGTGGCCGCTCCAAGAAGGGTGTGGGGTTTGCAGGGGgcgtggggtgggatggggttcCCCAGAGGAAAGCGACACTCCTGAGGATGGCTCAGCACAGACGGGGAATGGGGCTAGGAAGGGAAGCTTCTTTCTGAGGGAAACGCGCTCACCTGCAAAGAAGTCGACGACGTCTTTCTCACTGCAGCTGTACGGGAGGCCTCTGAGGCGGACCACTCCGTCGTTGACCACAGGGGACGACTTGGCCTGCAGGCTCTTCATTAAAGCGTTCACATCTTCATTGTTTATTTCATACACTGCGAGCAAGACACGTCACGGATCCAGATGGGggacagggcaaggtgatgggctttGGACAAATCCGTCCTGGGCCTGATCCATCTGGGGTGCTCCCTGAGGAGCACCGTGggctagtggtaagagcctgcgtctggagatgatggtgatgatgatgatggcatttgttaagcgcttactatgtgcaaagcactgttctaagcgctgggggatacacgtggggctcacagtcttaattcccattttacagttgagagaactgaggctcagagaagtgacttgcccaaggtcacacagcagacatgtggcagagccgggattcgaacccatgacctctgactccaaagcccgggctctttccactgagccacgctgcttccccaatgttgGTTGtcatcccggcaccgccacgtgtagggtaagtcacttcaattctcggtgcctccgtttcctcattttaaaccccagagtttaaaatagtgtttgacacatagtaagcactaaaatgtcATGatgtctcccgggcctggaatgccctccctctgcccatccgccaagctagctctcttcctcccttcaaggccctgctgagagctcacctcctccaggaggccttcccagactgagccccttccttcctctccccctcgtccccctctccatcccccccatcttacctccttcccttccccacagcacctgtatatatgtatatatgtttgtatatattttttactctatttatttatttattttatttgtacatatctattctatttattttattttgttagtatgtttggttttgttctccgtctcccccttttagactgtgagcccactgttgggtagggactgtctctatatgttgccaatttgtacttcccaagcgcttagtacagtgctctgcacatagtaagcgctcaataaatatgattgatgatgatgattattattagtaacatctTTGGAGAAACGCTCTCAACTCCAAAAGCCTTCAGCTACCTGaggcttgaaatcaatcaatcaatcaatcaatcaatggtatttattcagtgcggtgtgctgagcactgtactaagtgctggagagagtaggaTATATCAGGGTTGCACTGCACAGTTCCATgtgctttcccctccttcctctccccctcctccccttctctacccccccgccttacctccttcccttccccacagcacctgtatatatgtatatatgtttgtacggatttattactccatttatttatttattttacttgtacatatctattctatttattttattttgttaatatattttgtgttgttctctgtctcccccttctagactgtgagcccactgttggatagggactgtctctatatgttgccaatttgtactacccaagcgcttagtacagtgctctgcacatagtaagcgctcaataaatacgattgatgatgatgatatgttgacaacttgtatttcccaagtgcttagtacagtgctctgcacacagtaagcgctcaataaatacgattgattgattgatttacactttCCTTTTAGTGATTTACTGCCTGCAGCTGGCTGATCACTGGCCTTGGGCGGGGAGATTTTGGCccgtgacaataatgatgatgataatcaataaaacgagtaattgtggtatttgttaagcgcttttttaaaaatggcatttgttcagtgcttactgtgtgccaggcactgcactaagtactgggttagatacaagctcatcagattggacacagtccctgtcccacctggggctcacaagcttaatccccattttacagatgagggaactgcggcaccgagaaggtaagtggctcgtccaaggcgacacagcagatatgtggcggaacgggtatgagaacccaggtccttctgactctcaggctctagccactagaccaagtgcttactatgtgccaggcactgtactaatgagaagcggcgtggctcagtggaaagagcccgggctttggagtcagaggtcatgggttcaaatctcggctccgccaactgtcagctgtgtgactctgggcaaatccacttctctgggcctccgtgacctcatctgtaaaatggggattaagactgtgagccccccgtgggacaacccgatcaccttgtaacctccccagagcttagaaaatgcttggcacatagtaagcacttgataaatgccatcattattattattattactaagtattgGGGCGGATACGagaaaagcaggttggacacagtccctgtcccacatggggctcaccacctaggatttaacctccattttagagatgaggtaactgaggcacagagaggttaagtgactcgccctaggtcactcaggagacgagtggcagagctgggattagaacccaggtcctcctctggccctcagtttccacaccttaaaatgggcattaaatacccgTTCGTCCTCTCCCTCaaaccgagagccccatgtgggacagggactggctccgACCTGATTACCGCATACTGAAGCATGCGGtactgaaggagaagcagtgtggctcagtggaaagagcccgggctttggagtcagaggtcatgggttcaaatcccggctccgccagttgtcagctgtgtgactttgggcagtcacttcacttctccgggcctcagttccctcatctgtaaaatggggataaagcctgtgagccccccgtgggacaacctgatcaccttgtatcccccccagcacttagaacagtgctttgcacatagtaagtgcttaataaatgccattattattattattactgaacgcggggcttaacacagtgctcggcaaattGAAATCccttaaatcccacaattaccACTAAATGTCTCTTTTCCCGTCCCTGTTCCTATGTATCTAAACCCCTCTGAGCCCCTGGACCTGTGCCCGGTCCCCTGGGTTGGGGATGTGGGCACACGggtgggaaaaggggggaaaCCCACCCTGAAGGGATTCGGGACTTGGCCCGGAGCCCACTACTCCTCCCACCCATCCCTTGAGGTGAGGCTGGAGTCGGAGCCAGAAGACAGGGAAGTGGGGGGCCCGTGGCCACCAAATTGAGGGAGCCGactgcccagatcatcatcatcatcaatcgtatttattgagcgcttactgtgtgcagagcactgtactaaatgcttgggaagtacaagttggcaacatatagagacggtccctacccaacagtgggatcgccAGATGCGATCCcacgagggtaataataataataataatgatggtatttgttaagcgcttactatgtgcaaagcactgttctaagcgctgtgggggatacaaggtgatctggttgtggCTAATTATATTAGGGATTCTGGGTTGGTTATGAATgttcagcataataataataatggcatttataataataataataataatgatgatggcatttgttagatggccttttagactgtgagcccactgttgggtagagactgtctctgtgtgttgccaacttgtacttcccaagcgcttagtacagtgctctgcacacggtaagtgctcgataaatacgattgatttgttatgcgcttagtatgtgcaaagcactgttctaagcgctggggcatttacaaggtgatcaggttgtcccacggggggctcacagtcttcatccccgttttacagaggaggtcactgaagcactgagaagttaggctctaatctcctcactgtccctcgctctcgcctgtcccgccatcgacccccggcccacgtcatcccccgggcctgaaatgccctccctctgcccatccgccaagctagctctcttcctcccttcaaggccctgctgagagctcacctcctccaggaggccttcccacactgagccccttctttcctctccccgtcgtccccctctccatccccccgtcttacctccttcccttccccacagcacctgtatatatgtatatatggttgtacatatttattactctatttatttatttatttatttatttattttgcttgtacatttctatcctacttattttattttgttggtatgtttggttctgttctctgtctcccccttttagactgtgagcccactgttgggtagggactgtctctatgtgatgccaatttgtacttcccaagcgcttagtacagtgctctgcacatagtaagcgctcaataaatacgattgattgattgattgattgattagacgagttgcccaaagtcacacagccgggattagaacccatgacctctgactccaaagcccgggcaggCTCCCCCGCAAAGCCTCCCGTCCACAGGGGTCCGACGCTACCGAGGCACCTAGCGAGAACGGGCACcgtcctttccttctttcctttccctccccggcGGCCAGGAATTCCGTCGGAGGGACCTCGCAAAGGCGGCCGGCGGCGAGCGGCCGGACTTCCACTCAACACACCTTCCACGTAGCGCTGACCCATGTACTGCCGGTGTTTCTCCAGGGCTCGCCGCACGTCCTCTTCCGACTCCATCTCCACCAGCGCGTCCCCCCTGCGTTTCCCGTCTTGGTTTATGAGGAAGTGTATTCCGTTCTCCCCGTTGCGAATGTTGCAGTCTGAAGCGGCGGAACCACAGCCGTGAGCCCggcggtgttggggggggggacaAAGAAACGAACTCCGATCAAATCGCCCAGTGAAAAGACGCGGGGCCCTAATGCGATTTTAGCGGCCGGCTGAGCATGAGGAGACCCCCTTCCAAAACAACGGTCAGCACCCAGGCGAtgggtgccaatttgtacttcccaagcgcttagtacagtgctctgcacatggtaagcgctcaataaatacaattgatgatgatggcagtctCCACCGGGTAGCCAACACCGCCCGGCCTGGGGGTTCTGTAAAAAGACGGAAAGATAGGAGAGTGGCGGAGCCCTATGCCGGCCTAGAAGGGAAAGATCTCCTGCGATCCCGCTCGTCGGAAAAACAGGGGTCAGACATCGGTCGACGTTctggaagtcacttccctgggcctcagttccctcatcgggaaaatggggatgaagaccgggagccccacgggggacaaccttgattaccttgcattccccccccagcgcttagagaagtgcttggcacacagtaagcacttaatgaataccaacattattattattattataggggtatGTCCTTATTCCtaataacaactataataatagtgacgtaattataataatggtaacgaTAAGGGTATGTCCAAGGATATAgggacatcttctagactgtgagcccgctgttgggtagggaccgtctctatatgttgccaacttgtacttcccaagcgcttagtccggtgctctgcacacagtaagcgctcaataaatacgactgaatgaatgaatggttcgcaTCGGTTCTGAAGCCACCCCTCGATcatttagcccactgttgggtagggactgtctctatatgttgccaacttgtacttcccaagcgcttagtacagtgctctgcacacagtaagcgctcaataaatatgattgattgattgattaaaatggcgCTCAGCCCTTACTAAAGGCGTCGACAGCCTTAAAAAGTCAAATCCAACGGGCCTTTCGAACGATGCCCCACATTTTTAGAACGGCGTGAACCAGAGGGCAGAGCCCATGAGTTTGAGTGGTTTGGCATCACGGCTACCCGAGTAACCAATACTAGACAGGAaaaccttttcttttcttcttttttttttaataaaaaagaaCCATCTTCTGAAGCTTTTTCGGCCAGAAAAATGTcttgggagaggaatgggaaatcCAAGACTCAAAGCTGGGGCATATCATGAAGGAAACTTTATTACGTTAATGAGATCTTCTGGAAAAAGGCTCAGCGGTGCTCTTCTAAGGTGACCTTGCCCTGTTATCTAGAAATAATTGctgaactctgccacttggcccgGGTTCCCACGCAGAGTCCTTGAAAAGAAACAAATCGCCCTCAGGAGACCTGATGGGGAAGGTGCTGGCTGTAGGGAAGAGCCGTGTTTTCGGCTCGGGATGACGGTTAAACttgtactctgtgccaaacaccgtattaAACGccgggtagatccaagttaatgacGCGGGACATAAGGTCCCAtacggggttcgcagtctaaatagAACAGAACAggagctgaatccccattttactgatgaggtaactgaggccccttctagactgtgagcccactgttgggtagggactgtctatatgtcgccaacttgtacttcccaagcgcttagtacagtgctctaattgattgactgaggcccagaagggccTTGCCCAAAGGCGGGCAGCGGAAAagcggcagaactgagattagaacccagatcctctgactgccgggcctgtgctctttccactagggactCTGCTTCCGAGATGCCCTCCGTTTCTGACCCTCGCCGGGCTCAGCCGCCGTAAACGGTCCCGGAACGAACACCTACCGGAGAAAAAGCCGAGCATGTCTTCCGCCGTGCAGGACCACGGAAGCCCTTGGGCCCGGATGAGAAACACGTCATCCGCCTCCTCTTCCGCTCTGGACGAGGCAAGCTCGTACTCTGGGAGCCGGGGAAGCTCCAGGTAGGAACCGTCTGTATCCTTtaaaaagagaagaagaggaggtccAAAGTCGGGCGTGCGTTTCTGGGGAGTTATTCGGGgtcaaggggagagaagagggagtccatgaatcgtatttattgagcgcttactacgtgcagagaactgaacggtgggcttgggaaagtataatacaacagaattagcagacatatttcctgccccaaacgagctcacggtccagGGAACCCGGTTTACAtaaattccattttctttccttgagagctggcatttgaactcgtgacctctgactccaaagccctggctctttccactgagccacgctgcttctctgttggtaataacaaaataataatgaaggcatttcttttaagcgcttactatgtgccaagcactgttctaagcgctggggaggttacaaggtgatcaggttgtcccacgggggggctcacagtcttaatccccattttccagatgaggtaaccgaggcccagagatgtgaagtgacttgcccaaagtcacccagctgacaagtggcgcagccaggatttgaacccgtgacctctgattccaaagcccgggctctttccaccgagccacgctgcttctctgttggtaataaaataataataatgatggcatttgttaagcgcttactatgtgccaagcgctggggaggttacaaggtgatcaggttgtcccacgggggggctcacagtcttaatccccattttacagatgagggaactgaggcaccgagaagtgaagtgacttgcccaaagtcacccagctgacaattggcggagccaggatttgaacccgtgacctctgactccaaagcccgggctccttccactgagccacgctgcttctctgttggtagAAGCCAAAGGGTTTGGAGACTGACCTCTCTCCATTCCTTCATACAATcttactgactgagcgcttcctgtgtgcagagcactgtgctaagcgcttgggagaggacaactgggcaacagatagaggcggcccctgcccaacaaggggcttcccggggccggaggggcccGTCCGGCCGCCCGGGGCCTTcggggcgctcagtccagtgctcgggcCCCGGGAGGCGCTCAGCAAGTAGGGCTGAGGGcgggaatcctcattttccagggaagggacagagggagggggaagcgcCGGGGCCCGGCTGAGCGGGCTGGGgggtgagcagcagcgtggctctgtggaaagagcccgggatgggagggtaagaggtcatgggttctaatcccggctccgccacttgcctgctgggtgactttgggggagtcactgcacttctctgggcctcagttacctcgtctgtaaaatggggatgacgaccgcgagccccacccgggacaccCCGATggccttggatctgccccagagcttagaacagtgctcggtacatggttggtgcttaacaaagaccatcattattattattatattcgggagtcagaggtggtgggttctaatcccagctcccccacacgtctgctgggtgattgcCTTCATAAAACTTCTGTTTTTACTACCGTCTTCTGAGTGTCATAGAAGAATCACATTTTCcccagttgattcattcattcgattgtatttattgagcgcttactgcaggcagagcactggactgggcgcttgggaagtacaagtcgacaacatattactctatttagttattttacttgtacatattctatttattttgttaatatgtttggttttgttctctgtctcccccttctaatagtaataataatgatgatgacatttgtgaagcgcttactatgtgcaaagcactgttctaagcgctgggatttattactctagttattttacttgtacatatctattctattttattttgttagtatgtttggttttgttctctgtctcccccttttagactgtgaactcactgttgggtagggactgtctctatatgttgccaatttgtacttcccaagcgcttagtacagtgctctgcacacagtaagcgctcaataaatacgattgatgatgatgatgatgatgatgggtgaccttgggcgagtcacttttctgggcctcagttccctcatccgtaaaacagggatggtgaccgtgagccccccatgggacaaccccatcaccttggctctcccccagcgcttagaacagtgctcggcacctaataCGGGCTGAACAGAGACCGTCATTATTAGAATTATAttcgggagtcggaggtggtgggttctaatcccggctcccccacacgtctgctgggtggccctgggcgagtcacttttctgggcctcagttctctcacctggaaaacggggctggagaccgtgagccccacgtgggaccccctgaccGCCTTGGATGgacgtcccccagcgcttagaacagtgctcggcacctagtaagggctgaactaaggccgtcattattattattattatattcgggagtcggaggtggtgggttccaatcccggttcccccacatatctgttctgtgaccttaggcgagtcacttttctgggcctcagttctctcatctggaaaacgaggatggAGACCGTGGGGCCCCCTGACCGACTTGAATCCcctcccctggtgcttagcacagtgcttggcacctaggaagggctgaacaaagaccatcatcattattattattattattattattgtattcgggagtcggaggtggtgggttccaatcccagttcccccacatatctgttctgtgaccttgggcgagtcacttttctgggcctcagttctcttgtctgGAAAACGAGGATGGAGACCGTGGGGCCCACGTGGGACCTCCTGACCGCCTTGGATCCCCTCCCCCGGCGTTTAGCACTGCGCTCGGCACCTAGGAAGGgctgaacaaaaaccattattatcattattattattatattagggagttggaggtgatgggttctaatcccggctcccccccatgtctgctgggtgaccttgggcgagtcacttttctgggcctcagttctctcgtttgGAAAACGAGGATGGAGACCGTGGGGCCTCCTGACCGCCTTGGATCCCCTCCCCCGGCgtttagcacagcgctcggcacctaggaagggctgaacaaaaaccattattatcattattattattattatattcgggagtcggaggtggtgggttctaatcccggctcccccccatgtctgctgggtgaccttgggcgagtcacttttctaggcctcagttctctcgtctggaaaacggggatggagacggtggggCCCACGTGGGCCCCCCTGGTCGCCTTGGATgcatgtcccccagtgcttagcacagcggtcGGGAcctagtaagggctgaacaaagaccgtcattattattattattattatattcgggAGTCACAggtgctgggttccaatcccggctcccccccccccccccatgtctgctgggcgaccttgggcgagtcactcttctgggcctcagttctcttgtctgGAAAACGAGGATGGAGACCGTGGggccacgtgggaccccctgatcgccttggatcgatcaatcaatcaatcaaccgtatttattgagcgcttactgtgtgcagagcactggactaagcgctcgggaagtacaagttggcaacatatagagacggtccctacccagcagtgggtggatccccccccaccaccaccacccccagcagcgcttagcacagcgctcggcacctGGGAAGGGctgatggtggggaggaggaggaggattacctGGCTGTATCTGCGGGCCGGGGGAGGCAGCGGGGTCCGGCGGGGGGCGGcgcccaggaggaagaggaggagcgggCGGCGGTGTGGGTGTCGGAGGCCCGGCAGgcaggaggaggccgaggaggccacgggcagggccgggggcagtAGGAGTCGTCCGGGGGGCGTCAGTAGTCCGGGGCTCAGTCGTCCGGGGGTCAACCTGGGGCCGGCCCGGAGCAGGGCCCCGACCGCCCAGCGCCGCAAGGCCATCCCAACacgcacctcctcctcctccgcctcctccgcctcctcctcttcccgcccTTCCCTCCTCCGAGGGCGGGGATTGGCCCCCCTGGGCTCCGCCCCCCGGGCGTGGCCCAATCGGATGGACGGCGGGGATGGTtt
This genomic interval carries:
- the GRSF1 gene encoding G-rich sequence factor 1, which translates into the protein MLGFFSDCNIRNGENGIHFLINQDGKRRGDALVEMESEEDVRRALEKHRQYMGQRYVEVYEINNEDVNALMKSLQAKSSPVVNDGVVRLRGLPYSCSEKDVVDFFAGLNITDITFVMDHRGRRKTGEAYVQFEEPEMADQALLKHKEEIGSRYIEIFPSRRSEVRTHMGSHKERKAAASPRYGAKLGSGFEEPEVNEALRPIATCEIEKEMELPKEMSEKLPEPVEFGAPPSFHFVHMRGLPFQANAQDIVNFFSPLKPVRITMEYSSSGKSTGEADVHFESHEDAVTAMAKDRSHIQHRYIELFLNSCPKGK